The following coding sequences are from one Eleginops maclovinus isolate JMC-PN-2008 ecotype Puerto Natales chromosome 13, JC_Emac_rtc_rv5, whole genome shotgun sequence window:
- the lrrc3b gene encoding leucine-rich repeat-containing protein 3B — translation MTLLDLWLSRSIPMCLLLQSLVLMALCFPSASMCPKGCLCQRDPHLHGLNVSCSQSRLKEIPPSLPVDTVLLRLDHNQIGAVPDQAFHGLRLLRELNLSYNAVETLGEGAFSGIEGTLQVLDLSHNRITSVHKDAFARLKARVIVDDNPWHCDCALQQAIGGMAHNHEAAARVLCRSSELRDQEGRPFLAVDTDLCNLAKRTTDYAMLVTMFGWFAMVISYVVYYVRQNQEDARRHLEYLKSLPSKPKKPDEADDISTVV, via the exons ATGACTCTGCTGGACCTGTGGCTGTCGCGCTCCATCCCCATgtgcctgctgctgcagagcctcGTCCTCATGGCGCTGTGCTTCCCCTCGGCCAGCATGTGTCCGAAGGGCTGCCTCTGCCAGCGAGACCCCCACCTGCACGGCCTCAACGTTTCCTGCAGCCAGTCCCGCCTCAAAGAGATCCCCCCCAGCCTGCCCGTAGACACG GTGCTGCTCAGGCTGGACCACAACCAGATCGGCGCCGTGCCGGACCAAGCCTTCCACGGCCTGCGTCTGCTGCGGGAGTTAAACCTGTCCTACAACGCCGTGGAGACTTTAGGCGAAGGAGCGTTCAGCGGCATCGAGGGGACGCTCCAGGTGCTGGACCTTTCCCACAACCGCATCACTAGCGTGCACAAGGACGCCTTCGCCCGGCTGAAAGCGCGCGTCATCGTGGACGATAACCCGTGGCACTGTGACTGCGCGCTGCAGCAGGCCATCGGCGGCATGGCGCACAACCACGAAGCGGCCGCCCGGGTCCTCTGCAGGAGCTCGGAGCTCCGGGACCAGGAGGGCCGGCCTTTCCTCGCCGTGGACACGGACCTCTGTAACCTCGCCAAAAGGACCACAGACTACGCCATGCTGGTGACCATGTTCGGGTGGTTCGCCATGGTCATTTCGTACGTGGTGTACTACGTGCGGCAGAACCAGGAGGATGCCCGGCGACACCTGGAGTATCTCAAGTCGCTGCCCAGCAAACCCAAGAAACCGGACGAGGCGGACGACATCAGCACGGTGGTCTGA